GTGGTGGTTGAGGAGTATATAATAATTTACCAAATCACCTTCCTTTGTTTGCTtataagttaaaataataatatgattaaataactaataaataattttttatttttgaaatctgGATTGGGAGTAAATATGAgatttcaaatttattcaaatatatttactatcaaactaaatttatgagtacaactaataaataattaatatgttttatacatttttttaattattagttgttgttttaattgattttttataatattattatcaaaGAATATTCTAATCATATAATAGTAGTGTTCACGGTCTTAGTTTGATGGTCTGAATAAATCTAAGAGATTTCATATTTTActtctctaatttttaatttttatttttaaaaaaaaaaaatcatataagagtatgatttaattaaattttaaaataaataatagagaagttaaaaataatgtaaataatatttgaattaataagGGGAAGTAAATacttaatgaattttaaaataaaataaaattatcttataaagaataaaaataaaaagctcCTCTCCCAgtatttgtttttaaaattacagtTGGTAAACAGTTCAAACATCCTCCAAAATTCAACAATATCACAAATCTAGTGATGAATCTGATTTTCCTCTtactccatgatagatctggttttcttttgGATCCATCATATGAGTCCATTATATAGGTCTCTCAATTTTCGatttgatgaaaggacctgcaaaataaggaaacATGGTCAGAGGTCTACCGGGGATGCTCCCGGTGAAGACCCTCTGACGGTGAAGACCCTCTGACGTTCAAGTCAGGTTCATGACTACTGTAATATGGATAGGCCACAGTTGcagataaaaataaagtaaaagaaTATGGAGCCGAGGAAGAAGccggaagaagaaggaagaccTCCCTCCTTTTTTTTACCTGCCCCTGACGCCTTCCGTCTCCCTGCTATTGTGCTACCTGTCTATGTCACTCAGGCCCGTACATACGGACGTGTCAGACCTCTCTCCatgccaggcggccatttaattcccccggCACGCGTGTGGGTTGGGCAATGAAGTGACTAGACCAGCTCCTCTCCCTCACATCACATCACCGGACTGGACTTCTTCCTGTTGGGTCTGGGTTCGCAGGTAATCCATCTGGCCCGGCGTGTCTGGATCGAGGCCTGAGATGCTGAGTTGGTCAGCCTAGGGAGGGCTTGATGGGCTTTGGACCATTGTTCTCCTCTTGGGCCCGGCCTCGCCCAGGGTAGAGGAAGCccggcggtcatcaattgcccatttacctcctcggcagttattacatgagtggcgatggggtaaatccctagactCCATTTATGACCACGCAACCCGAGAACTGGTCTTGTCAAGAACGTCctttccttgcctttttatttctttatctctttactttgatgtttgaatgtatggcgatctggagatgtgtatttgatgatgaatgatatttcacATCGGCCTGTacctcattattattttttactcagATTGTCTTCTGGCTTTGTCAATTTTACTTAATTGATGGACCAGGCTATCTCTACTGGGACTTTGCTAGTCGAACTGACCCGGGCTAAGAGCTCGACGTCTGGCTAAGCTTCTGACTTGCGAGCTTTTCTTATTTTCATGAGGGCATTTCTGTTTTTGGCTCATGACCTCGTCAATGCTGCGAGCTCGGATATATAATACCTAGAGGAATGTCTTATTTGCATGAGTGCCCCGCATTAGACGATTTTAAATCTTGTTCTTGTTACGAGCTCGGAATCTTGTCCCTCTAGATGTAACCTTCTGGCAGTCAGTGCGGTCTGAGCTGTGTGCTCCATTGGGATAGGGAGTTTGGCCTTTTGTCGTTTTCCTCTTCCTAGGTCATCTTTGCTAAGTGTTTGTTTACTGTGAGTTAATCCGAGCCATGAGCACGGCCTTTCGCTTTCGTTTATCCTTTTGTGCGTTCCTGCATTTGCAAGCCTTTTCATATAGGGAGCTCGGCTCTCTGGTATATCTTCTATACTTAGCTTTATTCAGCTTGATTGTTACTTGTTGTGAGTCCGTCCGTACTACGAGTTCGGGAGCTTggatttttgttctttgcttaggcttttattCCTATAGCCCGTGATGCTGCTTGTGCTCTGAGCTCGAGAGTTCGTGATTTCGTTTTCTTTactttggtgccccgagctcttttgtgaagtcgGACTTAATTTCTTACTTTCTTGTCTAGCTTTACACAGGCTATGTTTAAACCTGACTGCTTGTTTGTTCATCTTTTAACCTTTCTTTTATAGGTTTATAGCCTCGCCAGCACAGACATAAGGCTCAGTAGGGAGGTATGTCTGGCCCCTCTGGGCTTTTAGGAAGATCGACCCCGGGTCGAAGAGGTTGGACTATCTATTTTGGGTTTGACCATACTGGGGTTCGATTCTTTTGTATCTAATGAGTCAAGACTTTCCACTGCCCCGTCCAATCATTCAGAATAGTTCATTTGGCCTTTTACATTGCTCCTGTCCCCTTGATTCTTTATCTAAGCATTTGGTCCTTGAGTATGTCTCGATAGTTTGGGTTTTTTGCCCCCGAGTGCTTTCCGAGCTATCTTCCCTCAAGCGTTTTGCGAGCTCTTTGCTACTTAGACCTTTCTCTAGGCTAGCCGAGCTAGTTTAGTGCTAGCGGTCAATTCTCAAGGTCAGTTCCTCCTATGATTGCCCCTGGTCCTTTGTTTGGTTCTCTATCTTGGTATACATTTTGCTTAAGATTCGCCTTGCCTTAATTTGGTCTGCCTATTGGATTTACCAGtaccgagctcattttcttgagattgGCATGGTGCTTTGGCGCCGTGAGCCTTGCATTGGCCTTTAGTAGGTCGCATTGCTACATGATACAGGCGTTGGGGAGCCTTAGTTTAATTTCGATATATGCTGGCTATTTTGCGAGATCGAGGTCTTATTAGCCTGTAATCCGAGCTCTTTCGAGAGGTCggattcataaattttatttctgtTTCAGCACCCTCTTGAGGTTAGTATGGCGCTTTGGtgcttttggctgttgtgtgagatcaaagtctctttaccttatgacccgagctcctttgggaggtcggagtttaacttttcatttatggtccagTGCCCCAATTTTTTAtgtgaggtcggaactatgttcttatgtgttgtttttgtgtgcTGTCATCGTATGCCGATGTCTGTTGTGAGCATAtggtattttttaataaaaagcgaAAGAATAGTTCCCTTCGTcctctcagctcggttttgtAGTGCTGAAGGTCTTTTTCCGaggccagtcacctacctcactaaggtcttgcgcaagatttaggctctttagccttactgtcgcttcatcatctcagcctgttttgtggtgccgggagtCATTTTCCGAGGcgggtcacctacctcactgaggtcttgcgcaagattcaggctctttggccttactgtcgcttcatcatctcagccggttttgtggtgccggtggtcattttccgaggccggtcacctacctcactgagatcttgcgcaagatttaggctcttaggccttactgtcgcttccaggcgCTTTAGCCTTGCatgagattcaggctcattggcattactgtcgcttcgtcatctcagtcggttttgtggtgccggggtcattttccgaggccgatcacctacctcactaaggtcttgcgcaagattcaggttcttaggccttactgtcgcttccacgctctttagccttgcatgggattcagactcattggccttactgtcgcttcgtcatctcagccggttttgtggtgtcgggggtcatttttcgaggccggtcacctacctcactgaggtcttgtgcaagattcaggctcttaggccttactgtcgcttcgtcatctcagccggttttgtggtgccgggggtcattttccgaggctggtcacctacctcactgaggtcttgcgcaagattcaggctcttaggccttactgtcgcttccaggctctttagccttgcataggattcaggctcattgaccttactgtcgcttcgtcatctcagccagttttgtggtgTCAGGGGTCATTTTCCAAGACCGATCACCTATCTCACTGaaatcttgcgcaagattcaggctctttggccttactctTTCTTCTGaattttttctgcaaaataagagcttgcacagAGTGTATATAATGAgaatgctcgttgttaatttaataatattcatcaataaataatatgttgCACATGGCACTTAGTTTCATATTTAAGATGAATGTAAATATCAGTTTTGATCAACAATATTAACTCATGTAATTCAGAGACTCAATAAATAACATGCAAATGAGactcaataaataatattttgcatgtgtagattttttcaagatttttcaatttataaaatacatGCTCTTTCTCTTAGAAATGTCTGtgctaatattaattaataataaaattttcataacaaTACTTGAATTTTGATGTTATGGAAGTAATTGTCAATATATCTAAATTCAAGTAAgtatactttaattaaatttagcgTTATCATTATATCTTTTAATAATCTATGAAACCCTTTGTATTCAAcaataattaatcaaaaacAATTGTGGTAATCAAAGGCAGTCTCGAAATTCTAAGGCAAGATAAGAGCTGGAGCATAATTTATGCTAATGACAAATGACAAATGACAAACAGACGGCAATTTTATGTGTACTTTACTTCAATGTCAATTGGAAATGAATCGTGTCCTATCTGACCTGAAATTTTAGTCCGATCTCGCTTATTTGTTGTCCAGTCAAAGAACTGTTCAGAATAGAGGAAGTATAGCGGTCATCATCTAGCAATAGCAATAATGCCACCACTGTTGAACATGCAATTGCCAGCAGTCTCCTTGTCAACATTTTCCTTCTCTTCTTTATTGGGTATCTCTTTCGccattaaataattaatgtttaagtcaacaagtaaaattttattataaacaaATATCCTTGTGAGAGGAAAAGGGTCATCTTGCTGCTCCCCTTTGACATACCTTGTGATTGTGAGAGATGAAGATAAGAGGAGTtgtaataatttagtttaaataacttaccttttttaacaataatttaaCTTATCAAAAAGTAATTAATATCCCTTTACCTAGAATGTTAAAGAAAATGATAAGCTATGATATACTCAATAAAGGGAAATTGacttctttttaaaaataaattaataatagaaatatcaaattttaatttagctTTCATTTATTtgctagaaaatatttttaaattttttaacattttagaCAGTTAGAAAAATgggttaataaaaaatattttttttataaaaaaaataaattattcttaaagaaattggattttttttataaaaaaattaaattagtaattcatcaatgctccaaccataaaatcatgattataaatttatcaatttggATTTTAATtcacatttaaataaaaaaaaaaaaagaattgaaagaaaactCCCATTTTATTGGTTGAGCATTGGATGGGATGTTGGTGCTACATTTACAGCTAAGTTGAATGATACATTGATTTGTCCCTCAAAAAACTAATCAATAATAATAGGTTTTTGTCTCCAAACAAATACTAACttacaaaatattaattatttactttaatcctatcaaatcaaatcaaatcaaatccataaaaaaaaaccctaatagCTTTGTTTTGTCCCTTTCTTCTACAACACTTCTTACCTATGGATTGCCTCATTAATGCATTACCTGTTTTAAAAGAATCCAATGAATGGATTTATTggtatttatgttaatttaaaaaaaaaattataatttttaccatttttttatatttatagttttttgaataaaaaaatttattataattataataactttttaaaattaattttaattaaatttaaattatattacatAGGTGCcatcattattttttatcatataaataatttaattaactagAGTTAAACCTTAATTAATACCTTAaattctttattatttaaaattttcaaattatgtaattaaaattcataattctTTATTGTTTAAATAAGAATTTCAAATAATTGAAGGTAtagaattttaactaaaatttaatttaagttaattaaattatttatatagtaaaaataatgatacataaactaatttaaatatagtcaaaattaatttaagaattttttacaattataataaatttaaacgttaatattttttattataaaaattaaagaaaattgatAATTGTGGTTTTTTGGTAATAAACCCAATATATAAAGAATATACACTACAAACACAAGGGTTAAGCTTATTCTTTGGTTAATAATTTTCACAACTAAGATGCCAAAGCATAGAATCACTATCACCTTTCtaatcttttgtttttttactattctttttctcttagtttcttttgatttgcCAAACTTAAGTATCAATCATTTTCACcaataatctttttttttttaaaaaaaaatcaataattagttttttttttattctgcaAGTAATTAGAGGGATGGAAGGGAAATCAAAATTTGATAGAATTTTCAAACATGTCTTGTCATCTATTTAGTGGATAGTATgtcttaatttgataataaagaCAAGGCTATTCTAAAAAtgaacattattattattattttaatctgTTAAAGGAATGAAAAAGGAGAGATGAGACTTGAAAACACTACCCACCCACTAGAACACTTGACAAATCTCTTATTGAttgtaaattattaataaaaaattttgaaaaataaaatgcaatcaATCCAAATTGATTCAGCAAATGGGCCATGCATGGCTATCCAAAATAGCCCAAATTATCATTTATGGACAAAGATGTTAATTCTAAGGTCACAAATATGAGACCATCCACCCTAATAGACCTCACAAAAGAGATAATAATAGAGAAAAATTCACACATGCCAAGCCACAAGAATTCAAGGAGTTGACAGACTTCATTGTCTTGAACACAAGCTTCACAAACAAATGCTCATCAAATATATCTGGCTTCCTTTTTCAATTTCCAAGCCATAGCCAAATCAGTATACATGGAAAAATAACCTCTGAAAAGGTTTTATTTACATAACTACAATTGCTGTATGCTAAACCCAGAAGGATTTTCCTCCCAAAACTTTCCCCAAGGCCAAacagaaaaagataaaaacctAGCAACTCAAAACTAATCCAGGTAATGttagaataaatttaaagagTTCATGTACAAAATTCTGTTAGCAAGACAAAAAGGCTGTTATCAGCACTCCGGTCGTTAACCCAGACGATAACCGAAGGTTAGTCAACTGCCCCGCGGCACCCATGAGCGAAAGCCACAAGCTTTACAATGGAAATGTGTTCACCAAATAAAAATGGGGATGGCTTGCAGATGGTTTGAGCAATAGGCTAACTAAACAAGCCATTTGGATGAAGAACAGGGTTCCAATATGACCCTACCATGAGGTCCAAATGGCAGACAAAAAATTCAATCATTCAGATCAGCCAATATGTTATAATGGAGAAGTTCCCCCACCATTTTCCCCCAAATTAACTCAAACCACCAGCTCTGGATTCTATCCTCCCATTTTAGCAAAGCCAGAGAAACAAGTTCTGCAAAGGTCCCACTACCACCTCCATTATAAAGATATAATATCTCTAATTGCTATCCCTTAACACATGACTTGCAATTCTTTTTCTGGACTGGCAAACAAAGATTTCTCAAAGTaacaaatcaaaaaaattgtaAGATTAAAATGGGCAATCCAGACAAGCTAACCTCAACCATTTGCTCCTCCCGAGCTGGATTACGTTGTAACCTCAGAATTTTTGCCACTTCTTTCCATACACCTCTGATATCTAAAAAGGGCCCAGCCCCGAATCTCAACCAATATTGCAATACTGCATAAATCATTCAAATATGGACATGCTGCTACTGTTCATGCTGCCATATTCAACGGTACTTGTCTACTTGATGGCCCATGCATCACCAGATTTGCTGAATAACTTTGGAAGGGGTACTATAGATCCCAACCAAAGGGATAACTGTGATTCTCTGAAGCACTGTCAAACCGATAAAATATTAGACATATACTGGTAACCCGTAATTGTGGAATGATCTAATTCGTCCATCCCATCCTGCAGTCACAATGACTAGACCCCATGCATGAGAAGTGGCTGCACTCTGACATGAAGCTTTCAGAAACTTGTACTGTGATTTGTGCATTGCTGATGATGTGGACAACGGGCTTGAGGAAGGAAGTGTTTCCTCTGGCCAAGTTGCAGAGCCCTTGGGAAAGGGTTCTAGAAAATATTCTTGGCTCAGAGAGAAACCAGCTGGTGAAGAAAATGGCACAGCTTCTGGTGGATCATCATTTGAGACATAAAATCCCCCTCCATTTTCGGAGTTCCCATGTTGAAAGCCACACCAAGGTATTGCAACGGATGCATTTGTAGAGAAACGCTCGCAAGACCTTGTGCTTTTTGCTTGTGCAGGAACATGTTCTTCCTGATTAACACAACTCCACACATATATATTGGAATCTTCACAGGCTGAGATAATATGCTTTCCATCTGAAGTAAAACACGCAGATATCTGGTTTGCTGCATTTTTCAGACCTAAAgagaaaactgaaaaatttagaaattgtaTCAAACAAAGCATAATATACAAAACTTGCTACTTGAATGTGTCCACTGAGGTTTGACAACaagaattttcaaaatatatgcATTATCATAATCAATAAATTCTTGCTGCTTAAGTATCTGAGTTGTCCAAAACAAAAACACTAGAAGTCAGTCATGAATagttaagaaaaaagaaataaatggaCACATACCCCTGTATTTGCCAATCACATTAAGACCTTGAAGAATTCTAACTTGTGAATCAGCACAGGTCACCATTACTTTGGTTGAGTCTTGTGGGAAAAACTGGGGTCAAAGAAATTTAATGAGATTAAACTGAAATCAAAGCACATACAGAGAAAGCagaaaaaacaaaaggaaacgAGGCTTAATAGAAGATAATTACTTGGAAGCTGGTTATCCTTTTGCAAGGTGACTTCTTTTTACCATGTAAAGATATCTGAGCATCCAGTTGCAAGTGACTGTCTGAACCAAGCAAATAAAAAACTTGCAGTTTAGTCATTAGTGTTCACATTTTCCTTTAACAGCAGCTACCTTTGTTGAAGGTAAACAACAACATGCTAGATCTAAACCATCAGATTTAATGTATATCCAATTTATAGACTGCCTACCCTACCAGATGATttcatttctctttatttattatatactcTTATCCATATGTAGTTCCTTGAGGAAACGGATATGCCACACTCCACTTGCATAAATCTAGACCTCCTTCAAACCAGTAAACCATGAATAAACCCACGAAACTTGCAATGTAAGCATTCCTCACAAAATTAATGAAACTACTtggattaataaatttattcttttGTCTACATGATGTATACAGTCAAAATATTTGGTTTATAAGGAAAACATAACAATGTAATGCCCTAAATACTGCTAGATGCTAATTATCTGAGTAAATATACCTGACATATTATAAAAGTGACAGTTGCCTCCTATGGAGCCTACAATCCCTCCCTGCACAAACAGAAAAGTAATCTTTACTATCAATCTACTTAACCAGAATAATCCTTACAGCCACAAGATGAAAGAACAAGAAATCACCAAACCTGTCCATTTGGATGATAACACACCGCAGTAACTATTTCTTTGATATCAGTCCAATCGACAACTTGGCAACTGGGAATTGCCCAAATGCGAACTTTTCCATCTATGGAACCGCTCATGAAATAATTATTGTTCACAGGGTTAAACTGAACACATGTTACTGCATCATAATTAgggacaaaaagaaaaggaaaaatcagGAGAAGATAATTTCCTAAAAGATAATAGATGAGGCCAAAAACAAGcccaaaaatatcaaaaacctTGGCTAATAGAGCAACTAATGATAATATATTTACAAGAAATGCAAAATCCAGCCAGAAGCTCACCATAATTACTATGTGAAAAGACTCTGAGGCAATGGTCAGTTCCTACTCGCCATAGACGAACTGATTTATCCTCCGAAGCTGACAGCAAATGCTGCATAAACAACACAAActagaaatttaattttctgtCGATGTTACATTTCCTTTAGGCAgttcagaaaaaaataaattaaaagcttTAGTAAAGATACTCACATGATCCTTTGACCAGGAGAGATCCAAGATCTCCCTGTTGTGTCCACGGAATTCATGCAATGGTTTCTCCAATATCCGGAAAATTTTTGGAGGGAAAATGACACAAGCAGAATCTGATGTCTTCCTCAGGTTCCTCAATTTTGCTGTTTTCTCTTTATCAGTAAAGAGGGGTTTCAACTCAGACAGTTGATTGACAGTGAAATATATGCAGGATGGATCTATTTCTGGAATATCAAGTTCATTTGATCTCTCATCTTCCAGGACTTTCCACACTCTCACAATTCTATCTTCTCCAGCGCTTGCAAGGTATTGGCCATCAGGACTAAATTTCATTGTGAGAATTGAACCCTCATGAGCCTGGATATCTTGTCCTTTATAAAGAGCTGAAAGTTCCTTTGTCCGCTTCCCACATTGGCGAACCTTAACTCTCTGTACCCTGTATTCTAACAGCGAATCGACACCGTCATGCCTCAATTTTTCAGCTTCTCGTTGCTTATCCACAACACATGCTATGGAGCGCAATAGACTCAACCACCGCTTCTTCGCACTTCTTGGGGTACCCATAGGAGTACTCGGTTCCTCAACTTCCTTCTGTATAAGTTGCTTGAATGAGGAAGATGATCTAGAAGTGTTCTCAGATTCCTCAGCTGTTAGAGAGTGTTCAAAGCTCACTTCATCATTGCACACAATTCCCCCACCAGAACTCCCCTCCCTACATATGAAATCAGCCTTTGAACCCAACTCCTCTATCAAATTGGAGCTATCATTAGACCAACATGACATTGTAGACCGAGTTGAACAGAACTCATCCTCAAAAACTGATTTTCTCAACACAGCCCCACTGCTCTCTCTAATTCTATCAGTCTCCCCTTCCACATTATGTACTGCGATTAAATTCTCATTTCCACTTTGATCTAATCCCACCCTCATCCAATTTAAGAACTTGCTTCGCCGCTCAACAACACTAATGGGGCTTCTCATCCATACTTCATAAGGAGGACTACTTGGAATTGAATCATCAGAAGTAGAATGGGAATCAAATGTCTGAATAACATCGGACTTTCCATCAGAAATTGATGCAATGTCATCGTATGCATCAAAAAACCGATGTTCCTCTTCAATCAAGCTACCCATTATTCTTTGAGTGCTACCCATTATTCTTTGGGTTCAACCCATGAAATCCCACCTCAAGAAACCAACTTTTTAAGCCCAAGGCAATGTGCTAAAATCTAAATTCCTTCAACACAAGCAATCCCAATgaactaaaaaaaaatgaaaagaaagaacacaaaaCACAAAATCCAAGATCAGTAAAACAgaaatatcaatattaaatCAGACAGCAATGATAACAATAACGATAAAACAAAACAATGAGATCCAACATGGATCCCAATCTAAACCCATCGAACCTGGTCCTCAAATTAACAAAAACTCcagaatttaataataaaaaaatccaaacccagaatttaaaaaacaaaaaattactCAAACTtctaaaataatgaaaaatgaaTCCCCCCAAAAATTTTGCAGCAAATAAAGGGCTTCAAAAACGAAACCAGTGGACAGAAACAAAAACCCATTAACCAGAAATTGAAGATCTTTGGATTGCATTGGAAGAAATGAATCAAAATTATGAATTACAAATACGTAAAATCATTTTTCTTTTGCCCCTTTTCACAAATGAGATTAACAAAAACATTTGccaaattaaaaaacaaaatgcTTACATGGGCTTGTTTCTAGGAGATAATATTATCTTTGACACTGAAGAGGGCATAGATCGAAGCATCCATTAAAATTCGTAGCTTTTTGGACTCTCTCGCTCGCTCTCTCTCCCTCCCCTCTCTCCCTCTAACAcacagagaaagagaaagcagagGAACACACCAACAAAAACCAGATATAATAatactataatataaataattaattaattaatttaattattaaaaaaaaacaggaAGAAAAGGGTAAAACAGGAAGAGGAATGATTTCCTTGATAGTCGCGAACTGATGGCCCGAGAAACGAGATTTCGAGAGTAGGATTTGTTTCTCTAACCTCAAATGGAAGCCAATCTTTTATACGGTTCTTACAGTTAATTTCCTCGTTTAAAGAGTACATTTTTCAAATTGGCCCttctttttaaaactttttcaattttttacccGTTGTTTTCTCTTCTGTGCTATTACACACCACACGTAATTGCTCATGTGcattagttaataaatttttaaattttccgTTTGACTTCATTActataatttcttaaattaaaaaacatagtgaatttttttattattctttttaattattttcttgcgaatattcaattggtttgatttaaaaataaaataaattaaataaattaaaattttaatatttataaaaattaaatcaaatcgattttaattagaaattcaattgaatcaaatcgatctaattcaatttaattcgatttgatttgatcaatttaaatttttaataaaatttttattttttacactttaatattaatattttaaaatttaattaaaatattttaattttaatatgatttaatttctttatattattaataaaaatatattattatcactaatcaatttgatttaatttttttaatttttttattacaataaaatgaaattgaaataattaaaatttttaaaattaaaaattaaataaaataaaataaataaataaataaattaaatttttaaattaatttaatttaattaattttccaatttaaaccgaatacggTAActgttatattatattttaactcAAAATACTTTGTTACTTattattgtaaaaattataatttatatttaaaatgacaATAAAATACCAATATTTTGCAGCGTTTATTACAAAAGTatttactaaattttt
The Manihot esculenta cultivar AM560-2 chromosome 1, M.esculenta_v8, whole genome shotgun sequence genome window above contains:
- the LOC110626062 gene encoding uncharacterized WD repeat-containing protein C18H10.05: MGSTQRIMGSLIEEEHRFFDAYDDIASISDGKSDVIQTFDSHSTSDDSIPSSPPYEVWMRSPISVVERRSKFLNWMRVGLDQSGNENLIAVHNVEGETDRIRESSGAVLRKSVFEDEFCSTRSTMSCWSNDSSNLIEELGSKADFICREGSSGGGIVCNDEVSFEHSLTAEESENTSRSSSSFKQLIQKEVEEPSTPMGTPRSAKKRWLSLLRSIACVVDKQREAEKLRHDGVDSLLEYRVQRVKVRQCGKRTKELSALYKGQDIQAHEGSILTMKFSPDGQYLASAGEDRIVRVWKVLEDERSNELDIPEIDPSCIYFTVNQLSELKPLFTDKEKTAKLRNLRKTSDSACVIFPPKIFRILEKPLHEFRGHNREILDLSWSKDHHLLSASEDKSVRLWRVGTDHCLRVFSHSNYVTCVQFNPVNNNYFMSGSIDGKVRIWAIPSCQVVDWTDIKEIVTAVCYHPNGQGGIVGSIGGNCHFYNMSDSHLQLDAQISLHGKKKSPCKRITSFQFFPQDSTKVMVTCADSQVRILQGLNVIGKYRGLKNAANQISACFTSDGKHIISACEDSNIYVWSCVNQEEHVPAQAKSTRSCERFSTNASVAIPWCGFQHGNSENGGGFYVSNDDPPEAVPFSSPAGFSLSQEYFLEPFPKGSATWPEETLPSSSPLSTSSAMHKSQYKFLKASCQSAATSHAWGLVIVTAGWDGRIRSFHNYGLPVYV